One window of the Dendropsophus ebraccatus isolate aDenEbr1 chromosome 12, aDenEbr1.pat, whole genome shotgun sequence genome contains the following:
- the LOC138769568 gene encoding nicotinamide N-methyltransferase-like has protein sequence MMDSSTYKYYCVQGFDPRQHLEDYLSDKADMVFGEDALKFPIENLAKIFTIGHIEGDVLLDLSVGSMVHHLIAACEFFEHIIVLKVNDRCILELKRWLDSRTGAFNWEHVTKVHRENEAYSDKLQDKEEKLRSAISHAIKCDLEKENMTNPIVVPPADCIISAWLLDVTCKDQDDYIRYLRKFSGLLKPGGHLIIIGALDMTYYTVGKNKLHALTYDEDFARKALVGEGFVIDDCKVHKRTAVSYLTDYKAMIFIAAHKEYGALQATQVIK, from the exons TAAGTACTATTGTGTACAAGGCTTTGATCCCAGACAACATCTGGAGGATTACTTGTCAGACAAAGCTGATATGGTCTTTGGAGAGGATGCCTTGAAATTTCCCATTGAAAATCTTGCAAAAATTTTCACAATTG gtcaCATTGAAGGAGACGTCTTGCTTGACCTCAGTGTTGGTTCCATGGTCCATCATCTCATTGCGGCCTGTGAGTTTTTTGAACACATCATAGTGCTCAAGGTCAATGACCGATGCATCCTGGAGCTGAAGAGATGGCTGGACTCACGGACAGGAGCGTTTAACTGGGAACATGTCACAAAGGTTCACAGAGAAAATGAAGCATACAG TGATAAGTTACAGGACAAAGAAGAAAAGTTGAGATCCGCAATTTCACATGCAATAAAATGTGACCTTGAGAAGGAAAATATGACGAATCCGATAGTCGTGCCGCCAGCCGATTGTATCATCAGCGCTTGGCTCTTAGATGTTACCTGCAAAGACCAAGATGATTATATCAGATATCTGAGGAAGTTCTCAGGGCTGCTGAAACCTGGTGGACACCTCAtaataataggggctttagatatGACATATTACACAGTTGGGAAAAATAAACTTCATGCTCTCACATATGATGAGGATTTTGCCAGGAAAGCTCTAGTTGGAGAAGGATTTGTCATCGATGACTGTAAGGTTCACAAGAGAACGGCCGTGAGTTACCTTACCGACTATAAGGCCATGATATTCATTGCAGCTCACAAGGAGTATGGTGCATTACAAGCAACACAAGTTATTAAATAA